A DNA window from Paraburkholderia sp. IMGN_8 contains the following coding sequences:
- a CDS encoding LysR family transcriptional regulator, whose amino-acid sequence MNTRLLGIFRAVMTSQTTVGASRVLGISQPAVSTALGQLESELGFPLFNRVGNRLVPREEAKLLFSASEAMFMYSEALDQTVEDIKENRLGHVRVSATPQLGHSILPQAIRRFIIGKPDVKVFCDVVDSFKVIESVEALAADFGLAMALEPELDQALKMVKIASIEMVCVVPHGHPLARRKRVVPADLEPYPLIGLSRLARVSTLIAAAFRDAGVPYRVAVETRYSETACRLVGAGAGVAVVDALSAIAHTGQQQIVALPFRPKNTIDAWAISSKDRPLTRLAEALLFETHHAMKALRL is encoded by the coding sequence GTGAACACGAGACTGCTGGGTATCTTCAGGGCCGTCATGACGTCGCAGACCACGGTCGGTGCTAGCCGCGTGCTCGGGATCTCGCAGCCGGCTGTCAGCACTGCGCTCGGCCAACTTGAATCGGAACTTGGATTCCCGCTCTTCAATCGCGTGGGGAACCGACTGGTCCCGCGCGAGGAGGCGAAGCTGCTGTTCAGCGCGTCAGAAGCCATGTTCATGTATTCCGAGGCTCTCGACCAGACCGTCGAGGACATCAAGGAGAACCGCCTCGGACATGTGCGCGTGAGCGCCACGCCGCAGCTCGGTCACTCGATACTTCCGCAGGCAATTCGGCGTTTCATCATCGGCAAACCCGACGTAAAGGTGTTTTGCGACGTCGTCGATTCATTCAAGGTGATCGAAAGCGTTGAAGCGCTGGCGGCCGATTTCGGCCTGGCGATGGCGCTCGAACCCGAGCTTGACCAGGCGCTGAAGATGGTGAAGATCGCGTCGATCGAGATGGTTTGCGTCGTGCCCCATGGACATCCGCTTGCGCGGCGCAAACGTGTCGTGCCGGCCGATCTCGAGCCGTATCCGCTGATCGGATTGTCGCGTCTGGCGCGCGTCAGTACGCTGATTGCCGCGGCATTCCGCGACGCCGGCGTGCCGTACCGCGTGGCTGTCGAGACACGCTATTCGGAAACCGCGTGCAGGCTGGTAGGCGCCGGCGCCGGTGTCGCGGTGGTCGATGCACTGTCGGCCATCGCACATACCGGTCAGCAGCAGATTGTCGCGCTGCCGTTTCGGCCGAAGAACACGATCGACGCCTGGGCGATTTCCTCGAAAGACCGCCCTCTGACGCGACTCGCGGAAGCGTTGCTGTTTGAAACACATCATGCGATGAAGGCTCTTCGGCTATAG
- a CDS encoding MFS transporter, producing the protein MLIVRPLLIMPVIAYRRPDARRDGTTPSDRDTPMNTVASANVSGVEQAVMTKVAWRILPFLMLLYFVAFVDRVNIAFASLQMNADVGLSSVAYGIGASAFFVSYFLFEVPSNFVLSKVGPRRWIARILMTWGLVSGAMMFVSGEKSFYVLRFLLGMAEAGFFPGIVVYLSRWFTASYRGRVTGIFIVAIPLSGLIGGPISGLILDGMNGVSGLRGWQWMFLLEATPAVALGIGCLWWLADHPADVAWLSPDQKDRLERMLESERRALDSEARYPLSAAFANRAVLLLAGTLFCIVFGTTGIAFFLPQIIKSFGYSNTAVGFLSAVPYLAGVIAMVSWARHSDTHRERVAHLATATLFGALGFIALAFLLHVHWAAMIALCFAAMGVYASNALLWTLPSELMTGTAAAVAIGVINSLANLSGVIAPSLLGWSRQVSGGFALPAWIFAGFLILGTVLTVLFSCTPMFTASRRALGKAV; encoded by the coding sequence TTGCTTATTGTAAGGCCGCTTTTGATAATGCCAGTTATCGCATACCGAAGACCGGATGCGCGCCGTGACGGCACAACCCCCTCAGACCGAGACACCCCAATGAATACAGTCGCAAGCGCCAACGTTTCCGGTGTCGAACAAGCGGTCATGACAAAGGTGGCATGGAGAATCCTGCCTTTCCTGATGCTGCTTTACTTCGTCGCGTTCGTCGACCGGGTCAATATCGCCTTCGCGTCGCTGCAGATGAACGCGGACGTCGGGCTGTCGAGCGTTGCTTACGGAATCGGGGCGAGTGCGTTTTTCGTCAGCTATTTTCTGTTCGAGGTGCCAAGCAACTTCGTACTTTCGAAGGTCGGCCCAAGAAGATGGATCGCACGCATCCTGATGACCTGGGGGCTGGTCTCCGGCGCCATGATGTTCGTATCGGGCGAGAAGAGCTTCTATGTATTGCGCTTCCTGCTTGGCATGGCAGAAGCAGGTTTCTTTCCGGGCATTGTGGTTTACCTGAGCCGATGGTTCACCGCGAGTTACCGGGGACGGGTCACAGGCATTTTCATCGTTGCAATCCCACTGTCGGGCCTGATCGGCGGTCCGATTTCCGGGCTGATCCTCGACGGCATGAACGGCGTGTCTGGCCTGCGCGGCTGGCAATGGATGTTTCTACTGGAAGCCACGCCCGCGGTAGCACTCGGCATCGGTTGCCTATGGTGGCTGGCCGATCACCCCGCGGACGTGGCCTGGCTGAGCCCTGACCAAAAGGACAGGTTGGAGCGCATGCTCGAGAGCGAGCGTCGCGCACTCGACTCGGAGGCGCGCTATCCGTTGTCAGCGGCGTTCGCGAACCGCGCTGTCTTGCTGCTTGCGGGCACGCTGTTTTGCATCGTATTTGGTACGACCGGCATCGCGTTCTTCCTACCGCAGATCATCAAAAGTTTTGGCTATAGCAATACGGCAGTTGGTTTTCTGAGCGCCGTACCGTATCTCGCTGGCGTGATCGCAATGGTGTCATGGGCGCGCCATTCCGATACCCATCGCGAACGCGTCGCGCATCTGGCCACGGCGACGCTGTTCGGTGCGCTCGGTTTCATTGCTCTCGCGTTCCTGTTGCACGTGCACTGGGCCGCCATGATCGCTCTCTGCTTCGCGGCGATGGGCGTCTATGCTTCCAACGCACTGCTATGGACACTGCCTTCCGAATTGATGACCGGTACAGCGGCAGCCGTGGCAATTGGCGTCATTAATTCACTGGCTAACCTGTCCGGTGTGATCGCGCCCAGCCTGCTGGGATGGAGTCGCCAGGTCAGCGGTGGATTCGCGCTGCCGGCGTGGATTTTTGCGGGATTTTTAATCTTGGGAACCGTGCTAACGGTACTCTTCAGTTGCACACCGATGTTCACTGCATCGCGACGTGCTTTAGGGAAGGCAGTTTGA
- a CDS encoding ureidoglycolate lyase has product MTTAGAAPYIEVKPLSANAFDVYGEVLENKTEQRRRDFSMPFAGLDTGTTPRLWINRLQPSRTRSIAIDTMECHPHSHQTFIPMREVPYLIAVALPGEDGLPDLATLSAFISGGGQGVCYRRSVWHFAFTSLDDVNEVAVIMAESGRSDDTVVTRLAEPVMVAL; this is encoded by the coding sequence ATGACGACGGCAGGCGCAGCACCGTACATCGAAGTAAAGCCATTAAGCGCGAACGCGTTCGACGTATATGGCGAAGTTCTCGAGAACAAGACTGAACAGCGACGGCGCGATTTCTCGATGCCGTTTGCCGGACTCGACACCGGCACTACTCCGCGTTTGTGGATTAACCGCTTGCAGCCGAGCCGCACTCGTTCAATCGCAATCGATACGATGGAATGCCATCCGCACTCGCATCAGACCTTTATTCCGATGCGCGAGGTTCCATACCTGATCGCGGTTGCACTACCCGGCGAAGACGGCCTTCCCGACCTCGCCACGCTCTCCGCTTTTATCAGTGGCGGCGGCCAGGGCGTGTGCTATCGACGCTCGGTCTGGCACTTCGCGTTTACATCGCTCGACGACGTCAATGAGGTAGCGGTGATCATGGCGGAGAGCGGCCGCAGCGATGACACCGTCGTAACGAGACTGGCCGAGCCTGTTATGGTCGCGCTATAG
- a CDS encoding polysaccharide deacetylase family protein yields the protein MDGKYDHLERNFTGYGPRPPNPRWPNDARLAVNIVINYEEGAEASFPDGDGHSESGLAEGGAGGFEGRDLAAESMFEYGSRVGIWRVLRLLEERSLPATAFACAQALERNSEFAQVIRDGDIDVCSHGRRWVRAQNLTEEQEAQEIRRAFESITRTTGRPPAGWYCRYAPTVHTRKLLVEHGGFIYDSDAYNDELPYWTTVQQQPHLVIPYSLTNNDVKFARGAMATGDDFYTFVNDAVEMLCREGAQAPKMMSIGLHMRLIGHPGRAAGLERLLDSLARREDVWMCRRIDIANHWLQEHPFSAAGRS from the coding sequence ATGGACGGCAAATACGATCACCTGGAACGGAACTTCACCGGCTATGGACCCCGGCCGCCCAACCCCCGGTGGCCCAACGACGCCCGACTCGCAGTCAATATAGTCATCAACTATGAGGAAGGCGCGGAAGCGTCCTTCCCTGATGGCGACGGCCACTCTGAAAGTGGCCTGGCCGAAGGAGGGGCGGGCGGCTTCGAAGGCCGCGATCTCGCCGCCGAGTCGATGTTCGAGTACGGCAGCCGGGTGGGCATTTGGCGCGTGCTGCGCCTGCTGGAGGAGCGCAGCTTGCCCGCCACCGCGTTCGCCTGCGCGCAGGCGCTGGAGCGCAATTCGGAATTCGCGCAGGTAATCCGCGATGGCGACATCGACGTGTGCAGTCACGGTCGGCGCTGGGTGCGGGCACAAAATCTCACTGAAGAGCAGGAAGCTCAGGAAATCAGGCGTGCCTTCGAGTCTATTACTCGCACCACGGGACGGCCACCAGCGGGTTGGTATTGCCGTTATGCGCCCACCGTTCATACTCGCAAGTTGCTGGTTGAGCATGGCGGATTCATCTACGATTCCGACGCGTATAACGACGAACTCCCGTACTGGACGACGGTGCAACAGCAGCCGCATCTGGTGATTCCGTATAGCCTGACAAATAACGACGTCAAATTCGCGCGCGGCGCGATGGCGACCGGGGACGACTTTTACACGTTCGTCAACGACGCGGTCGAGATGCTGTGCCGCGAAGGCGCTCAAGCGCCGAAGATGATGTCGATCGGGCTGCACATGCGTTTGATCGGCCATCCTGGCCGTGCCGCGGGACTCGAGCGTTTGCTCGATAGCCTTGCGCGGCGGGAGGATGTGTGGATGTGTCGCCGCATCGATATCGCGAATCACTGGTTGCAGGAACATCCTTTCAGCGCAGCAGGGCGGAGTTGA
- a CDS encoding amidase codes for MKTATDAYSVVEISRRVQTGVDDSLDAARHALSVIARRERELCAWSHLGSAGDLIGASARTASGPLAGVPFGVKDIIDVAGMPTRCGSEACNTSPSQFDASCVALLRRAGAVPVGKTVTAEFAYMTPGPTRNPANRQHTPGGSSSGSAAAVAAGMVPMALGTQTGGSMIRPAAFCGVVGFKPSFGALGRDGMKIMCESLDVIGWYCADVADVARVAEVMLPDAPPPLYSTEYMRTVKIGFLPGNPGHVLEHAAQAALEDARIALRGLSTIEPVPEITDPARFLEAHSVIMRYELSRSLLPVASEHAAQLSRPLREAIDKGLAMPAQTYREMKAWQHAQRLCWNDYFGDADVVLTSSALGPAPRGLESTGTAAFNKAWSLLGWPCIHLPTALSEDGLPLGVQLVGKPETDRELIGWALALHKFVDRRIRAQP; via the coding sequence ATGAAAACAGCAACAGATGCCTATTCCGTCGTCGAGATTTCCCGGCGAGTGCAAACGGGGGTAGACGATTCACTCGATGCAGCGCGCCATGCGCTTTCGGTCATTGCACGGCGGGAACGAGAGTTGTGCGCATGGTCGCACCTCGGGTCCGCGGGCGACCTCATTGGAGCGTCCGCGCGGACCGCATCCGGTCCGCTGGCGGGTGTTCCATTCGGCGTGAAGGACATCATCGACGTGGCCGGCATGCCGACCCGATGCGGTTCTGAGGCCTGCAACACCTCGCCGTCCCAATTCGATGCATCCTGCGTCGCCTTGCTACGGCGAGCCGGAGCGGTACCGGTCGGCAAGACGGTGACGGCCGAATTCGCTTATATGACGCCGGGACCCACGCGCAATCCGGCAAACCGCCAACATACGCCGGGAGGTTCATCGAGCGGCTCGGCCGCTGCCGTAGCCGCAGGCATGGTGCCTATGGCATTGGGCACGCAAACTGGCGGATCGATGATCCGGCCGGCGGCGTTTTGCGGTGTCGTCGGCTTCAAACCGAGTTTCGGGGCGCTCGGTCGCGACGGTATGAAAATAATGTGCGAGTCGCTGGATGTGATCGGCTGGTATTGCGCCGATGTGGCTGACGTGGCGCGGGTCGCGGAAGTCATGCTCCCCGATGCGCCACCTCCGTTGTACTCAACTGAGTATATGCGGACAGTAAAGATCGGGTTTTTGCCGGGCAATCCTGGCCATGTGCTCGAACACGCTGCACAGGCTGCTCTCGAAGATGCGAGGATTGCACTTCGCGGTCTGTCGACGATCGAACCGGTCCCTGAAATAACCGACCCTGCCAGATTTCTCGAAGCGCATTCGGTCATCATGCGTTACGAACTGTCGCGCAGCCTCTTACCGGTGGCATCGGAGCACGCAGCGCAACTAAGCCGGCCTTTGCGTGAGGCTATCGACAAAGGGCTGGCGATGCCGGCGCAAACTTATCGCGAGATGAAGGCGTGGCAACACGCGCAGCGTTTGTGCTGGAACGATTACTTCGGCGATGCGGATGTCGTCCTGACGTCGAGCGCTTTGGGTCCAGCTCCCAGAGGGCTTGAATCGACTGGAACCGCGGCCTTCAATAAAGCGTGGTCCCTGCTGGGCTGGCCGTGCATCCATTTGCCCACTGCGTTGAGCGAGGATGGCCTGCCGCTCGGTGTGCAACTGGTCGGGAAGCCGGAGACGGACAGGGAGTTAATTGGCTGGGCACTCGCTCTGCACAAGTTTGTCGATCGGCGAATCCGCGCCCAGCCGTAG
- a CDS encoding DUF4148 domain-containing protein: protein MPPIPAIASRLNSWNGRDSLGETGSGAAMASDALGGTSVGGSASGAHLGKTRAAVYRELQRAQKDGTLDRLNSLHGGGN from the coding sequence ATGCCTCCGATCCCCGCCATCGCATCACGGTTGAACAGTTGGAATGGGCGGGACTCGCTGGGCGAAACCGGCAGCGGCGCCGCGATGGCGTCGGACGCATTGGGCGGCACGTCCGTGGGCGGCAGCGCGAGCGGTGCGCACCTCGGCAAGACTCGCGCGGCGGTCTATCGGGAATTGCAGCGTGCCCAGAAGGACGGCACGCTGGATCGCTTGAATTCGCTCCATGGCGGTGGGAATTGA
- a CDS encoding MFS transporter — protein MQSDSVEVLTQVDTQSFETRTYAKVTWRIVPFLMFCYLVAYLDRVNVGFAKLQMSSDLHFSDTVYGLGAGIFFIAYFLVEIPSNIILHRVGARLWMARIMITWGVISSGMAFVTTPTAFYVMRFLLGLAEAGFYPGVILYLSYWYPSHRRGKMFAAFAAAVPLSGLIGGPLSGLVLHSFSGVMNHAGWQWLFFIEGLPSIAAGIGAIFLLTDGISKAKWLTADERELLEEQIRADSTHKVEHSLGDVFRNGRVWLLTAIYFCLICGFYTVGFWLPTLISSTGVKDPLHVGLLTAIPYGAAAATMLLVSRSADRQRERRWHLAFTAVLGGVGLIMSAAFGDQPVLAMIGLTLAAMGGLSTLPMFWSLPTAFLGGSTAAAGIALINSWGNLAGFASPYLIGFMKDMTHSTNPGLYAMAGALFLGTLLTFLVPAKIVNR, from the coding sequence GTGCAGAGCGATTCAGTAGAGGTCTTAACGCAGGTCGACACGCAGTCATTCGAAACACGAACCTACGCCAAGGTCACCTGGCGAATCGTGCCGTTCCTGATGTTCTGCTATCTGGTTGCGTATCTGGACCGGGTGAACGTGGGATTCGCAAAGCTCCAGATGTCGTCGGACCTGCACTTTTCCGACACCGTCTATGGCCTCGGCGCCGGAATTTTCTTCATCGCCTACTTCCTGGTTGAGATTCCCAGCAACATCATCCTGCATCGGGTCGGGGCCCGACTGTGGATGGCCCGTATCATGATCACATGGGGCGTCATCTCTTCTGGCATGGCCTTCGTCACCACGCCGACTGCTTTCTACGTCATGCGCTTTTTGCTTGGACTAGCCGAGGCGGGTTTCTATCCCGGCGTGATCCTCTATCTGTCTTACTGGTATCCGTCACATCGACGCGGCAAGATGTTCGCCGCATTCGCCGCAGCAGTACCGCTTTCTGGTCTCATTGGCGGTCCGTTGTCGGGCCTTGTACTCCATTCCTTTAGCGGCGTGATGAACCACGCCGGCTGGCAATGGCTGTTCTTCATTGAAGGCCTGCCCTCAATCGCGGCAGGCATCGGCGCGATTTTCCTGTTGACTGATGGCATCTCGAAAGCCAAGTGGCTGACGGCGGATGAACGCGAGCTGCTCGAAGAGCAGATCCGTGCAGACTCCACGCATAAGGTTGAGCATTCACTCGGCGACGTGTTCAGGAACGGCCGCGTCTGGCTGCTCACGGCAATCTATTTCTGTCTGATCTGCGGCTTCTATACGGTCGGTTTCTGGCTGCCTACCCTGATCTCATCGACTGGCGTAAAGGATCCGTTGCACGTTGGCCTGCTCACAGCGATCCCGTATGGCGCTGCCGCTGCTACCATGCTGCTGGTCTCGCGTAGCGCCGACCGGCAGCGTGAGCGGCGTTGGCACCTGGCTTTCACCGCAGTTCTGGGCGGTGTTGGTCTTATCATGTCGGCGGCTTTCGGCGACCAGCCTGTTCTCGCGATGATCGGTCTCACGCTTGCAGCCATGGGGGGGCTTAGCACGCTGCCAATGTTCTGGAGTCTGCCCACAGCGTTCCTTGGGGGTTCCACCGCCGCAGCCGGTATCGCGCTGATCAATTCGTGGGGTAACCTCGCCGGATTTGCCAGCCCCTATCTGATTGGCTTCATGAAGGACATGACGCATAGCACCAATCCTGGCCTGTACGCGATGGCCGGTGCACTCTTCCTGGGTACGCTGCTGACTTTCCTGGTGCCCGCGAAGATCGTCAATCGCTGA
- a CDS encoding FCD domain-containing protein: protein MREPNRTTAFRLEIDPKDSIDAVLRVNELRRGIEAEAAALAAQRRTRVQLADIKRALAAIDTATKEKRDGVDEDLAFHMAVSRATGNPLYASLLEFISQFIHAAIRVTRTNEARREDFSTQVRSEHRAICDAISAQDQEAARRAALTHIDNAGKRIQEADATFWEAVGTAAAQPLINEDTKAAKRASRD, encoded by the coding sequence GTGCGTGAGCCCAATCGCACGACGGCCTTTCGCCTGGAAATAGACCCGAAGGATTCGATCGATGCCGTGCTCCGGGTGAACGAGTTGCGGCGCGGAATCGAAGCAGAGGCGGCCGCGCTCGCGGCGCAACGTCGCACGCGCGTCCAACTGGCAGACATAAAACGTGCGCTCGCCGCAATCGACACAGCGACAAAGGAAAAGCGGGATGGTGTAGACGAGGATCTTGCTTTCCATATGGCGGTTTCGCGAGCCACTGGCAATCCGCTGTATGCGTCACTGCTTGAGTTCATCAGCCAGTTCATTCACGCCGCGATCCGCGTGACCCGGACGAATGAGGCGCGTCGCGAGGACTTTTCAACCCAGGTGCGCAGCGAGCACCGCGCGATCTGCGATGCGATAAGCGCACAAGACCAAGAAGCTGCCCGACGCGCAGCACTCACTCACATCGACAACGCCGGCAAGCGGATTCAGGAAGCCGACGCTACTTTCTGGGAAGCTGTTGGGACCGCTGCTGCTCAGCCTCTGATTAACGAAGATACGAAGGCTGCGAAGCGCGCTTCGAGAGATTAG
- the denD gene encoding D-erythronate dehydrogenase — protein sequence MKILVTGAAGFLGRRLIRALLARGELTDAAGQRRRIEQIDAFDVVPLEGIDDSRVHVLTGDISDPAHVETLVDADTSSIFHLAAVVSSQAEQEFELGMRINFDATRALLERVRVLGSQARLVMTSSVAVFGGELPATVEDAHVWAPQSSYGTEKALADLLLADYSRRGYVDGRSLRMPTVVVRPGKPNRAASSFASGIIREPINGVVAVCPVAPETILWLMSPDRAVENLVHGHEIAKDRLTRGRVINMPGLSVSVEQMLASLRRIAGDEVGNRVRVERDPAIEHIVNSWPGNFSADYARSLGFVYDVDFDSVVHAFIKDNAAVSA from the coding sequence ATGAAGATTCTGGTGACCGGGGCAGCAGGTTTCTTGGGCCGGCGTCTGATTCGCGCACTGCTTGCGCGCGGCGAGTTGACCGATGCCGCGGGGCAGCGGCGACGTATTGAGCAGATCGACGCGTTTGACGTTGTCCCGCTCGAAGGCATCGACGATTCGCGCGTTCACGTTCTCACCGGAGACATTTCCGACCCCGCGCACGTCGAAACGCTTGTTGACGCAGACACCAGCTCGATCTTTCATCTCGCCGCAGTTGTCTCCAGCCAGGCTGAGCAGGAGTTCGAACTCGGCATGCGAATCAACTTCGATGCCACCCGGGCACTTCTCGAGCGCGTGCGCGTTCTCGGCTCGCAGGCGCGTCTTGTGATGACGAGTTCGGTTGCCGTGTTCGGTGGCGAACTGCCGGCGACGGTCGAAGACGCGCATGTCTGGGCGCCGCAAAGCTCATATGGCACGGAGAAGGCGCTTGCGGACCTGCTGCTTGCCGATTACAGCCGGCGTGGATACGTGGACGGCCGTAGCCTGCGAATGCCGACGGTTGTCGTGCGACCCGGTAAGCCGAATCGCGCGGCTTCCAGTTTCGCGAGTGGCATCATCCGGGAACCCATCAACGGGGTCGTCGCGGTGTGCCCGGTTGCGCCCGAAACGATCCTGTGGCTGATGTCCCCGGATCGTGCCGTAGAGAACCTTGTACATGGTCATGAAATCGCGAAGGACAGACTGACTCGTGGCCGCGTGATCAACATGCCGGGTCTCTCGGTTTCCGTCGAACAGATGTTGGCGTCGTTGCGTCGTATCGCGGGTGACGAAGTTGGGAATCGCGTGCGCGTCGAACGTGATCCTGCCATTGAGCATATCGTGAATTCCTGGCCGGGTAACTTCTCGGCGGACTACGCCCGCTCGCTGGGATTTGTCTATGACGTCGATTTCGACAGCGTCGTACATGCATTTATCAAGGACAACGCTGCGGTTTCCGCGTGA
- the otnK gene encoding 3-oxo-tetronate kinase: MTSPSVLLGCIADDFTGATDLANMLVRGGMRTVQTIGVPDAPLDAAAQAVVVALKSRTAPRAQAIAESLAAIEWLKTLGCRQFYFKYCSTFDSTDDGNIGPVADALMQALGTDFAIACPAFPENGRTVYRGHLFVGDVLLNESGMQNHPLTPMTDSNLVRGLQRQTESKVGLLRYDAVQRGAEAVAVARTSLRGEGVGLAIADAISDEDLYTLGAACANDLLLTGGSGLALGLPGNFARAGLLPHAKDTAELPVIDGFSAVLAGSCSRATQAQVEHWQGAGRPAFRIAPLSLAAGEAVAEQAIAFAKQHIAMEPLLIYATSTPEEVKAVQKKLGTEASGQLVEQALASIAQRLHDLGVRRFVVAGGETSGAVVNALGVKALRIGAQIDPGVPCTVTVGGTPLALALKSGNFGTVDFFSKALAMFDKPADLAQ; encoded by the coding sequence ATGACTTCGCCCTCAGTCCTGCTGGGTTGCATTGCCGATGATTTTACGGGTGCGACCGATCTCGCCAACATGCTGGTGCGCGGTGGAATGCGCACTGTTCAGACCATCGGCGTGCCTGACGCGCCATTAGACGCGGCGGCGCAAGCAGTTGTCGTTGCGTTGAAATCGCGCACCGCCCCGCGCGCGCAGGCGATCGCCGAGTCGCTTGCGGCAATTGAGTGGCTGAAGACGCTTGGCTGCAGGCAGTTTTATTTCAAGTATTGCTCGACGTTCGACTCAACTGATGATGGCAACATTGGGCCGGTCGCGGACGCATTGATGCAGGCGCTGGGCACGGATTTCGCAATCGCTTGCCCCGCTTTCCCTGAAAACGGACGAACGGTATATCGAGGCCATCTCTTCGTCGGCGACGTCTTGCTGAACGAGTCAGGCATGCAAAATCATCCGCTCACACCGATGACCGATTCCAATCTCGTCCGCGGGCTGCAGCGTCAGACAGAATCGAAAGTTGGGCTGCTGCGTTATGACGCCGTTCAGCGAGGTGCAGAAGCGGTTGCGGTGGCACGAACGTCATTGCGCGGGGAGGGCGTTGGTCTTGCCATTGCGGACGCGATTTCGGACGAGGATTTGTACACGCTTGGTGCTGCGTGCGCGAATGACCTTCTTTTGACGGGTGGATCAGGTCTCGCGCTTGGCTTGCCGGGTAACTTCGCCCGGGCGGGCCTGCTGCCGCACGCGAAAGACACTGCAGAACTGCCGGTGATTGACGGTTTTTCCGCAGTATTAGCCGGAAGCTGCTCGCGTGCGACGCAGGCACAGGTTGAGCACTGGCAAGGCGCTGGTCGACCGGCGTTCAGGATTGCTCCGCTCTCACTCGCAGCAGGCGAGGCTGTTGCCGAGCAGGCGATCGCATTTGCGAAGCAGCACATCGCCATGGAGCCGCTCCTCATTTATGCGACCAGCACCCCGGAAGAGGTCAAAGCTGTCCAGAAGAAGCTCGGCACTGAGGCGTCCGGTCAACTTGTTGAACAGGCGCTCGCGAGCATTGCACAAAGGCTGCACGACCTTGGCGTGCGGCGCTTCGTTGTAGCTGGCGGGGAGACGTCTGGGGCGGTCGTCAATGCACTCGGAGTCAAGGCGCTTCGGATTGGCGCGCAAATTGATCCGGGGGTGCCATGTACCGTGACAGTTGGCGGCACTCCGCTTGCTCTCGCGCTGAAATCCGGCAACTTCGGTACAGTTGATTTCTTCAGCAAGGCGTTGGCCATGTTTGACAAACCCGCGGACTTAGCCCAATGA
- a CDS encoding aldolase: protein MISTVTSAAAAESKAREEIARIGADLHQRRYTVGSAGNISARLNDGWLITPTDACMGHLDPAAIAKVDREGQWVSGDKPSKTLALHRNVYDCNPEMHGVVHTHSTHLVALTLAGVWQADDVLPPITPYYVMKVGHIPLIPYCRPGDPMVAARVRELGNDVRGVLLERLGPVVWGASVSQAAWALEELEETARLWLMTEPRPVALTEPQIDDLRTTFGARW, encoded by the coding sequence ATGATCTCAACAGTAACATCGGCGGCAGCGGCTGAGAGCAAGGCTCGCGAGGAAATCGCGCGAATTGGTGCAGACCTGCATCAGCGTCGGTACACGGTTGGCTCGGCCGGAAATATCAGCGCCCGGCTGAATGACGGCTGGCTTATTACGCCCACGGATGCATGCATGGGACACCTTGATCCCGCGGCGATCGCCAAGGTCGACCGCGAAGGACAATGGGTCAGCGGCGACAAGCCGTCCAAGACGCTCGCACTACACCGTAATGTCTATGACTGTAATCCCGAGATGCACGGTGTGGTGCACACGCACTCGACCCATCTTGTCGCGTTGACGCTCGCCGGTGTTTGGCAGGCGGACGACGTTCTCCCGCCGATTACGCCGTACTACGTAATGAAGGTGGGACACATTCCGCTGATTCCGTATTGCCGTCCTGGCGACCCGATGGTCGCTGCACGCGTGCGTGAACTCGGTAATGACGTGCGTGGCGTATTGCTTGAGCGGCTCGGTCCCGTCGTATGGGGAGCGAGTGTGTCGCAGGCGGCGTGGGCACTGGAAGAGCTCGAGGAAACTGCCCGTCTTTGGCTGATGACAGAGCCGCGTCCGGTCGCGCTAACCGAACCGCAGATTGATGACTTGCGTACGACTTTCGGCGCGCGCTGGTAA